One genomic window of Pelmatolapia mariae isolate MD_Pm_ZW linkage group LG5, Pm_UMD_F_2, whole genome shotgun sequence includes the following:
- the si:ch211-161c3.5 gene encoding uncharacterized protein C3orf18 homolog isoform X2 produces MAANGTRTTTSFFSTTATTPTTSTIPFLSTSPGSRDNITSRTLMTVTITTNETNLNATALPEVVIESSGMGMLLVPFGIITVIGLAVAIMLYIRKRKRLEKLRHQLMPMYNFDPAEEQDDLLEQELLDHGREGSITGPNAKF; encoded by the exons ATGGCTGCAAATGGAACTAGGACAACTACAAGTTTTTTCTCAACAACTGCCACAACCCCCACAACCTCCACAATCCCTTTCCTCTCGACAAGTCCTGGAAGCAGAGACAATATCACCTCAAGAACGTTAATGACTGTGACTATAACGACAAATGAGACCAATTTGAATGCAACCGCGTTGCCAGAAGTCGTGATTGAGAGCTCAGGCATGGGAATGTTGCTCGTACCCTTTGGCATCATCACAGTCATTGGCTTAGCAGTGGCAATA ATGCTGTATATCAGGAAACGGAAGCG GTTGGAGAAATTAAGACACCAGCTCATGCCCATGTACAACTTCGATCCAGCTGAAGAACAAGATGACCTGCTGGAACAGGAACTACTGGATCATGGTCGGGAAGGCAGCATCACAGGGCCCAACGCCAAG TTTTGA
- the si:ch211-161c3.5 gene encoding uncharacterized protein C3orf18 isoform X1: MAANGTRTTTSFFSTTATTPTTSTIPFLSTSPGSRDNITSRTLMTVTITTNETNLNATALPEVVIESSGMGMLLVPFGIITVIGLAVAIMLYIRKRKRLEKLRHQLMPMYNFDPAEEQDDLLEQELLDHGREGSITGPNAKTLTSSQGTTQRPSRLVFTDVAKALNA, translated from the exons ATGGCTGCAAATGGAACTAGGACAACTACAAGTTTTTTCTCAACAACTGCCACAACCCCCACAACCTCCACAATCCCTTTCCTCTCGACAAGTCCTGGAAGCAGAGACAATATCACCTCAAGAACGTTAATGACTGTGACTATAACGACAAATGAGACCAATTTGAATGCAACCGCGTTGCCAGAAGTCGTGATTGAGAGCTCAGGCATGGGAATGTTGCTCGTACCCTTTGGCATCATCACAGTCATTGGCTTAGCAGTGGCAATA ATGCTGTATATCAGGAAACGGAAGCG GTTGGAGAAATTAAGACACCAGCTCATGCCCATGTACAACTTCGATCCAGCTGAAGAACAAGATGACCTGCTGGAACAGGAACTACTGGATCATGGTCGGGAAGGCAGCATCACAGGGCCCAACGCCAAG ACTCTTACAAGCTCCCAAGGGACAACACAAAGGCCCAGTCGTCTTGTCTTCACAGATGTAGCCAAAGCTCTCAACGCTTAA
- the LOC134627972 gene encoding calmodulin-like protein 6 — translation MGAVSKLSQVQIKKYNVIFEMFDEEGNGDVKAQELERMMSLIGINPTKTELIQMGKDVDKEDKRVFNCETFLGLMVLYHERTKNQDSELRAAFRVFDKEGKRYIDWNTLK, via the exons ATGGGCGCG GTCAGCAAATTATCACAAGTACAGATCAAAAAATACAATGTAATTTTCGAGATGTTTGATGAAGAAGGAAATGGAGACGTGAAGGCACAAGAGCTAGAGAGGATGATGAGTTTAATTGGAATCAATCCTACCAAGACCGAGCTCATCCAGATGGGCAAAGATGTGGACAAAGAAGAT AAAAGAGTATTTAACTGTGAAACCTTTCTGGGTCTCATGGTTCTATACCATGAAAGAACAAAGAACCAGGATTCTGAACTCAGAGCTGCTTTTAGAGTATTTGATAAAGAGGGTAAGAGATATATTGACTGGAACACGCTCAAGTAA
- the gnb1b gene encoding guanine nucleotide binding protein (G protein), beta polypeptide 1b: protein MSELDQLRQEAEQLKNQIRDARKACADATLSQITANIDPVGRIQMRTRRTLRGHLAKIYAMHWGTDSRLLVSASQDGKLIIWDSYTTNKVHAIPLRSSWVMTCAYAPSGNYVACGGLDNICSIYNLKTREGNVRVSRELAGHTGYLSCCRFLDDNQIVTSSGDTTCALWDIETGQQTTTFAGHTGDVMSLSLAPDSRLFVSGACDASAKLWDVREGMCRQTFTGHESDINAICFFPNGNAFATGSDDATCRLFDLRADQELMIYSHDNIICGITSVAFSKSGRLLLAGYDDFNCNVWDTLKADRAGVLAGHDNRVSCLGVTDDGMAVATGSWDSFLKIWN from the exons ATGAGTGAACTGGACCAGTTACGCCAAGAGGCAGAGCAGCTCAAGAATCAGATCAGA GATGCCAGGAAAGCATGTGCAGATGCCACACTATCACAG ATCACAGCTAATATTGACCCCGTTGGCCGAATCCAGATGCGTACAAGACGAACGCTGCGGGGCCATTTGGCTAAAATATATGCCATGCATTGGGGAACAGATTCTAG gctcTTGGTCAGTGCCTCTCAAGATGGCAAACTTATTATTTGGGATAGCTATACCACAAATAAG GTTCATGCCATTCCACTTCGATCTTCCTGGGTCATGACTTGCGCATATGCGCCTTCAGGAAACTATGTGGCCTGTGGTGGCTTAGATAACATCTGTTCCATCTACAACCTGAAAACACGTGAGGGGAATGTACGTGTGAGCCGTGAGCTCGCTGGACATACAG GATACCTGTCCTGTTGTCGCTTTCTTGATGACAACCAGATTGTTACAAGCTCTGGAGATACCACTTG TGCACTTTGGGACATTGAGACTGGCCAGCAGACAACCACATTTGCTGGACACACCGGTGATGTCATGAGCCTGTCACTGGCCCCTGACTCAAGGTTATTTGTCTCTGGTGCTTGTGATGCCTCTGCTAAACTCTGGGATGTTCGAGAGGGCATGTGCAGACAGACATTTACTGGCCATGAGTCTGACATTAATGCCATCTGT TTTTTCCCTAATGGAAATGCCTTTGCCACGGGCTCTGATGATGCCACCTGCAGGCTGTTTGATCTGCGTGCCGATCAGGAATTAATGATCTATTCTCATGACAATATCATATGTGGCATCACCTCTGTGGCATTCTCAAAGAGTGGCCGCCTTCTTCTGGCAGGATATGATGACTTTAACTGCAATGTGTGGGACACACTAAAAGCTGATCGTGCTG GTGTGTTGGCTGGACATGACAACCGCGTTAGCTGCCTGGGAGTTACTGATGATGGCATGGCAGTTGCAACAGGATCCTGGGACAGTTTTCTGAAGATCTGGAATTGA
- the tardbpb gene encoding TAR DNA-binding protein 43, with protein sequence MAEVYIRVAEEENEEPMEIPSEDDGTVLLSTVAAQFPGACGLRFRSPVSQCMRGVRLVEGVLHAPENGWGNVVYVVNYPKDNKRKMDEIDASSAVKMKRGDMKTSDLIVLGLPWKTTEQDLKDYFSTFGEVIMVQVKRDAKTGNSKGFGFVRFTEYEAQEKVISQRHMIDGRWCDCKLPNSKQGPDEPLRSRKVFVGRCTEDMTTDDLRQFFMQYGEVTDVFIPKPFRAFAFVTFADDQVAQSLCGEDLIIKGVSVHISNAEPKHGNRQFDRTARFGNGFGAQAFGSSRSGLGSSTNSSLANFGSFSLNPAMMAAAQAALQSSWGMMGMLASQQQTSTSGSTSSGTSSSRDQSQSFSTGNSNYGTSSASLGWGTGSNSTTSGSGFSSGFGSSMESKSSGWGM encoded by the exons ATGGCTGAGGTGTACATTCGAGTGGCGGAGGAAGAAAATGAGGAGCCCATGGAGATTCCCTCCGAAGACGACGGCACTGTTCTTCTTTCCACCGTGGCGGCTCAGTTTCCTGGGGCTTGCGGCCTGCGGTTCAGGAGCCCCGTGTCTCAGTGCATGAGAGGAGTGCGACTCGTGGAAGGGGTCCTGCACGCGCCAGAAAATGGATGGGGGAATGTCGTGTACGTGGTGAACTATCCAAAAG acaataaaagaaaaatggatgAAATTGATGCCTCTTCTGCCGTGAAAATGAAGAGGGGAGATATGAAAACATCGGACCTGATTGTGTTGGGTCTTCCTTGGAAAACGACCGAACAGGACCTTAAAGACTACTTTAGCACGTTTGGAGAAGTCATCATGGTTCAG GTGAAACGGGATGCCAAGACCGGAAACTCTAAAGGATTTGGCTTTGTGAGGTTCACAGAGTATGAAGCTCAGGAAAAGGTGATCTCTCAGCGCCATATGATCGATGGGAGGTGGTGCGACTGCAAGCTCCCTAACTCGAAG CAAGGTCCTGATGAGCCACTAAGAAGCCGCAAAGTGTTTGTAGGCCGTTGCACGGAAGACATGACCACAGATGATCTACGACAGTTCTTTATGCAGTATGGAGAAGTCACAGATGTGTTCATTCCCAAGCCATTTCGTGCTTTTGCCTTTGTTACATTTGCAGATGATCAG GTTGCCCAGTCTCTCTGTGGAGAAGACCTTATTATCAAAGGAGTCAGTGTTCACATCTCAAATGCTGAGCCCAAACATGGCAATAGGCAGTTTGATCGCACAGCACGATTCGGAAATGGTTTTGGGGCTCAAGCATTCGGTAGCAGCCGTAGTGGGTTAGGAAGCAGCACTAACAGTAGTCTGGCTAATTTTGGTTCCTTCAGCTTGAACCCTGCCATGATGGCTGCTGCACAGGCTGCTCTGCAGAGTAGTTGGGGTATGATGGGTATGCTGGCTAGCCAGCAGCAGACATCCACCTCAGGCAGCACCTCCAGTGGAACGAGCTCTAGTAGAGACCAAAGTCAGTCTTTCAGTACAGGCAACAGTAACTACGGCACCAGCTCAGCCAGTCTTGGCTGGGGAACAGGGTCAAACTCTACAACCAGTGGTAGTGGGTTTAGCTCAGGTTTTGGGTCCAGCATGGAGTCAAAGTCATCTGGGTGGGGTATGTAA